The genomic region GGGCTAGTCGTGAGCGCCCTGAACACGGTCGTCATCGCCGGTGCGATGGTTCTCACACACGGACTCCGCGCCGTTCTATCCCCCTCATGGCCGATGATCGGTTGGTCGTGGTATCTGTGGGTTGGAGCGGTGCTCCTCGGCGTCGGCATCAGTGCGTTCGTCCTCGGAGCCGGTATGCGGCGCTTGGTCGGCCATTTCGGGTGAGAAGCGAACTAACGGCCATTCAACGCGAGGAACGCCGGGACCATCGAGAAGGTATTACCGGGCGTTCTCGGCAACCCTTCTCTCTGTGAAAGCCCGCACAGCGCCCTGTGGGCGCGAGCAGGACCGTGGAGGTGGGCGGGCGCTCCGTGGGTATGTGGTCGGGCTATGGCTGCCCCGGAAGGGGGACAAAACTCTCTAGCGGTGCGGAGCGTGGCGGGTGTGGTTGCGTTGCGGTCCGGAACCTGCACTTTGGAGAAGGCTCCAATGGTTTGTATTGGGCAGAAATGACGAGAAATTGAACCCTCTTTTAAGTCATTCTTGCGACAAGGTATCTATATGAACGAGGTAGAGTGCGGATCATGCTTTTTGGTCTTGAGTACTTGAGGCGTATCTGTATCCTTTGTCTCTACTACTGTATTTGGTCCATGATGCGGAGAAGAAACTAGCAAATTCATCATGACCAGTGAAAACCATCACAGCGCCTGGGATTTGAAAAGGCGGCGTCCCATCCCAGATGCACAACCAGGAGAAGGGGCGTTGAGTGAAGAGGACATTTCTGGTGATCAAAACCAGTTCGAGTATGGGCCGGAGAGTCCGGCTGCGACTCGTATCGGAAGCGGGTCTGAAAGAGACGATAAAGGGGAGAGACTGAGCGAACTCAACGATGGACGGCACCAGTCAGATGGGGAACTTAGTACCCGCACTGCGGAGTGGGATAAGAAGAGAATTACACAGGCTCTCTGCAGTAGCTTGCGATTGAGTAATCTGCAACAGAACGAGGCGGTCCGTATGATGCAGGAGCTCAATTTGGATGCATTTGGTAGCCAGAAGTCCATTGAGAAGGTAGCCCTTGCTGTGATCAAATTCGTTGTCAATCGAGATAGGGCAGAACAGGGTTCGCTAGAACACCGGATTAGTGAGGACGAGGAGTTCCAAAGGCTTGTGACGAAATTTGGACTGGAAACGGGTATGAGCCGGTTGTCTCAGTCAGTTAAGGAGCAGTTGAAACAGAACGGCCTTCTTCATGGTAATCCGACTGCTTCGACCGAGAGCCCAGAAAGTGGATCTCGAGGTGCAGGTAGGGACTTTAGACCTGACCCGGCTCTGCCAGATGACGACCATGATGCTCCTGTGGATATTCCCGCTGGAACCGCTGAGAGCTTCGAATACTAGCTTCTAGCCTTTTTCGGATTTTTCGGTTTTGAGATCGGTGATTAGCTTTGAGTACGTCTACACAAGAACTGAACCAGCAGCTTCGGGTGCTGGTTCTTCATCTGTACGCATGGAGCATGGTGTTCATGATCGCTGCCGCTACTCTCCATTTTGTTGCACCAACCCTTTCGGCCGCCTTTGGTGCTGTGTCTGGTGCAATTGCACTGTCTGCGACCTTCCTCGGTGCAGTAAGGAAGCATGTTTTCTCAGTTATTGACTGATGCGTGCGTGGGTAGAATTATCTGGTAAGGCTCAGCCCTGTAGCTCAGAAAGTGACGGACGGGCTGGGGGGTCTCTAGCTCGAGACCCGCCTTTTACGAGATTTCTGTAGATGGTGAAATTCATGCCACCCTGGAGATAGACACTGGTCTACTGACAGGGTATGGAATCTGGATAGTAGTCATTCACTGTGCGTCTAGCCTTCGCTAGTTGGCTAACCAAGAACCGTGAGCGGGGTGAAAACTTGTAGATATATGGTGCTGGGAACTCAAAACTCATCAATCGAACGTCACACTATCATGAACAAGCCCAATCCGCCGGTAAGTGTGATTATGCCCACCGTTGAGTGGCAGTCTGCATGCAGAGAAATACTAGATCAATTGAGAGAAATTGATGAATTGCTCGTCGTTTGTGACACAGCTAACGATCCAATAGCGAATCAAAATATTCCTTTTTCAGTAGATCTCGTCATGGCCGGTCGCCCAGTTGGGTGTTCTGGCAAAGCGAACGCTATTGCAGCGGGAATGGAAGCGGCTTCGAATGATCGAATTGTCTGGACAGACGATGACTTCGTTCATCCACCGGACTGGCTAGACGCGCTACATACGGATTACAACGCTCATGGACCGATTTCAGAGGTAGCTTTCTTTGTTGGTCAAGATACTCTTTCGACTCTCCTCGAACCGGTCTATGCAGCGGGCGGTTCTCTTATTCCACTTTTAGAAGGTCAATCGTGGGCAGGTGCACTGATGTTTGAACGCTCGGATGTCGATATAGAATGCTTTATCGAAGAATTACGGCAGACTGTCAGTGACGATGGACTGCTTTCGGAACACATTGACTTCACTGTGGTTCGGAGGGTACGGCAGGTAGAGGTCGGAGGAACAATCCGAGCGTCGCTTGAGCGTCACACGAGATTCACACAGTTGGTTTGGCACCACGACCGACGAAACATGCTCAGTCTCCTCGTCGTCTCAACACTGGTGGCGGTTTTCTGCGTAGCAAGTCCACTGTTGGCTGCGGTTTGCTTGACCGGGATTTATGCGGGCATCTATACCTATCTCGGTGTAGAGCGGTGGACGTTCTTACTTGCGTATCCTGCAGCACTCCTCCAAGTTCCGCTGTTTCTCTATGGCCTCTGGAGGGATACGTTTGTTTGGGGAGGCCGACGATACCGTTGGCGAAGCAAATTCAATGTTGAGGTAGAGGATTAAGACTGGACTCAACCTGCCTGACCGAGGGCTACCACAGGTCACAAAAACAGGGGGTTCTACGCCGGTAGAATCGATTCTCTCTCGTTGCACATCGATCGCTGTATCCATGTGCAAGATTCAGGTCACGACGCGTTGTATCACCGTGCTACTCTGGCAAACCTGGTGAGATCATCTTTCGCTATGATCAATCCATCAGTGAGTCACCCGAACAGCACATGCGATCCACCCCAATGTGCAAAATCCACCACGAGACCTGACACGATTGAAGGGAAGAGGCTGGCGAGACCTGTAAAGAAACACCGGCTTCTGTACACCCTGTAGAGAATACCCGGTTGCTTATCTCAGCCAGTCCTGAAAAGAAAGCGACCATTCAACCCCGCTCTATCGGTGGCTGAGAGGATATCAAATCAAGCCGAGGAACGAATCTCGGGACTCGGTAAGCTCGGGTCACGGTAGGGATTGCGGCCATAGACTGCATCATGGAGGCCACGCTCGTCGAGTTGGTCGACGAGGGTTCGGCGGAGCCGATTAAGACTGGTGGTATCGAGGTCGTGTTTCTCACAGAGGCTCGTGAACGATTCCTCGTCGGTGATGGAGTGGAATTGCTCGTAGAGGTCGGCGAGTTTCTGGGGGGATTGGTCGGCGATCCACTCGTCGTCATGGAGACCGAGATGATGCTCGCGTTCGCGGTCGACGACGTGGCGGATCACGACGAGCGCGACTTTGGGAATGGCACGCTGACTCCCGAAGGTGGTAAGGTCGAGGTCGACCATCGTCCCAATAGCCCGGTCGCGCTGCCACGGGGTGAGGTCGAGGCTACTACACAGGGCGTGGGTCAGTCGGAGCTTCTCGAGACGGTGAGCACGCCGGCTGTAGCCCTTCATCGCCGGATGACGCTCGTCGTGGAGCCGGCGAACGTTCTCGCTGAGGTCGTGCTCGGGTGTATCTGCGCGGCCGATACGCGTTGCACTCGGCGTGACGAGCCCCCATTGTCGGACGGTTTCGTCACGCTGGAGGTCCGCTCGTGAGACAGCACTATCCCCAGGGAGCTGGCTGAGCGGCGAGATATCGCGTTCGCTGAGCAGTTCCGGACGGCGGTCTTCGACTGCTGGGAGTAAATACCGACCAGCATCCTCGTCGGTCATTACGCAGCCAGTACTGGCTGCTCGTAGTTGAAAGGCGTGGCTACGTGCAGTAATTCTCTCGCAGGAAACTAACGCGTTCCTCCCTCGTATCTACACCTTATCGCCAGAAGCACTTAAAGAATCAGCGACTCCAGCATCTTACCTAACATCTAGACTGTCATGAGAACCAGCGTTTGGTAAGACTGGGCTTCCTTGCTCTGGTAGTGATACGACCATCATCAGTGCTTTCGCTGCGTGCAATAGACTATCAGAGATAGCCCACCTCATGACTAGATCAACCATCACATCAGCAACTCCACCGCTTTCAGAGAGGACCCCTCGGTTGATTCGTAGTGGATATCCCGCTCCCAGAATCAGCGCCGGTACCGGATCCGTTCTGAGTCACCAGCGTGGCGTACCGTCGTTTGTTGGGGCTCAGTTCGTGCCACCTCATGACCACTTCGTAAGACGAGAGTTCTAGGGGCGCGCGTACGCAGCGCGTCAAATGGGCTCATTGCATCGTAAACAACGAGCGAGCCGTCTGAGCCAGGCTCAAGCCCATAGTCATCGTCTGAGAATACCGTCGCGTTTTCAGTTGTTAGCATTTCCCAGACATCCGCTACGTCTTGATAACCATTCATGTGAAGATAGTGGATGAGCATGAATGCAGCGTCCAACTGGTCACCAGTTCCATAGTGATAGAATGGATCGAGAACCGAGTCGTGCCCGATACCGATGGTGACTCCGGCTGCTCGTAGTTCGTCGACACGCGTATGGCCTCGACGTCGGGGATAATCGTCATAGCGGCCCTGGAGTACAATGTTAGCTAGTGGGTTGGTGATTACCGAAACTCCACTCTCGCTAAGCATCGAGATCACCTTCTGCGCATGGGCGTTCGAATAGGAATGCATTGCCGTAGCGTGACTTGCAGTCACCCGGTCTCCAATATCTCGTTTCAGCGCCTCACTAGCCAATACCTCTGTGAACCGTGAGTTTGGGTCATCCGTTTCATCGATGTGTAGATCAACCGGAAGTTCATGGCGTTCAGCCAGATCAGCCGCGATCTTCACGGACGCAGCCCCATCTTCTGGGGTTAGCTCACGATGTGGAATTCCACCGATGAGGTCCACTCCCACGTCGATGGCATCACGAAGGAGGTCCTCGTGGGACTCGTCAGTTAAAATTCCATCTTGAGGGAAAGCAACGACTTGCAAGTCGACTAAATCGGCTACCTCCTCTCGGAGTTCACAGAGAGCCTCAACCCCAGTAAGCGTCTCTTCTGTCGTATCTGCATGTGTTCGAATCCGAGTTGTTCCATGGCTCACAAGCCATTTGATTGTCTTCAGAGCACGGTCTTTGACGTCTTGCTTTGTAATAGACTGCTTGCGCTCACCCCAAATTTCAATCCCTTCCGTCAGCGTTCCCGACCTGTTCCAACGGGGACCACCTGCAGTCTGTGTGGCATCGAGATGCAGATGAGGTTCGGTGAGACTTGGTGTAACCAATCGCTCTTCAGCATCATATTGATTATCCGAGCTGTAGCTCTCAGGGTCACTGCTTCCAGCCGGATTGAGCGAAGCGACATCGCTGTCCTCGATCTCGATGTCGACGACATCCCCATCTAACAGCTGAGCGTTCTGAACCAGGTAGCGTGCCATGCGAAAGGCAGGAAAGCGTAGATTAAATATCTCCCGTTTCGATAATACTGGGTATACCAACGAATTTATCTACCTATGCTATATGACTACACACGAACTCGAAGAATGTCTTCAGAAAACGCCACCGATAGGCTAAAACAGTTCGTACTTGGCGATCAAGAGCTGGCTGACCCAGATTGGCCAGTTGACCATGTACCGATGAATGAACGAAAAGGATTGTGGAGTATATCCGCAGTACTATTGGGATTCGTATTTTTCGCCGGGACGATATATTCAGGGGCTGCAGTCGGTGCTGCACTCGGATTCGGACAGTTACTGCAAGCAATGGCCGTTGGCTACGCGATTTTGGGTGTTTACGTCGCCATCCTCTGCGCAATCGCAGCAAAAGCTGGTCTCACAGC from Halococcus salsus harbors:
- a CDS encoding cytosine deaminase — protein: MARYLVQNAQLLDGDVVDIEIEDSDVASLNPAGSSDPESYSSDNQYDAEERLVTPSLTEPHLHLDATQTAGGPRWNRSGTLTEGIEIWGERKQSITKQDVKDRALKTIKWLVSHGTTRIRTHADTTEETLTGVEALCELREEVADLVDLQVVAFPQDGILTDESHEDLLRDAIDVGVDLIGGIPHRELTPEDGAASVKIAADLAERHELPVDLHIDETDDPNSRFTEVLASEALKRDIGDRVTASHATAMHSYSNAHAQKVISMLSESGVSVITNPLANIVLQGRYDDYPRRRGHTRVDELRAAGVTIGIGHDSVLDPFYHYGTGDQLDAAFMLIHYLHMNGYQDVADVWEMLTTENATVFSDDDYGLEPGSDGSLVVYDAMSPFDALRTRAPRTLVLRSGHEVARTEPQQTTVRHAGDSERIRYRR
- a CDS encoding glycosyltransferase, with the translated sequence MNKPNPPVSVIMPTVEWQSACREILDQLREIDELLVVCDTANDPIANQNIPFSVDLVMAGRPVGCSGKANAIAAGMEAASNDRIVWTDDDFVHPPDWLDALHTDYNAHGPISEVAFFVGQDTLSTLLEPVYAAGGSLIPLLEGQSWAGALMFERSDVDIECFIEELRQTVSDDGLLSEHIDFTVVRRVRQVEVGGTIRASLERHTRFTQLVWHHDRRNMLSLLVVSTLVAVFCVASPLLAAVCLTGIYAGIYTYLGVERWTFLLAYPAALLQVPLFLYGLWRDTFVWGGRRYRWRSKFNVEVED
- a CDS encoding DNA-directed RNA polymerase subunit epsilon, whose amino-acid sequence is MTDEDAGRYLLPAVEDRRPELLSERDISPLSQLPGDSAVSRADLQRDETVRQWGLVTPSATRIGRADTPEHDLSENVRRLHDERHPAMKGYSRRAHRLEKLRLTHALCSSLDLTPWQRDRAIGTMVDLDLTTFGSQRAIPKVALVVIRHVVDREREHHLGLHDDEWIADQSPQKLADLYEQFHSITDEESFTSLCEKHDLDTTSLNRLRRTLVDQLDERGLHDAVYGRNPYRDPSLPSPEIRSSA